Proteins encoded within one genomic window of Poseidonibacter antarcticus:
- a CDS encoding group II intron maturase-specific domain-containing protein, translating into MKYPNNKVIVKPSKDGIKSFKSKIKEIFKQHNSSPLELLIDKLNPLIKGWAYYYRFVNSKVIFSQPPNYQSETLSNGIKYVARLSALPLLEHIKIVATANPYNKDDDLYFTKRYISLKLRNKFSY; encoded by the coding sequence TTGAAATATCCAAATAATAAAGTGATAGTAAAACCAAGTAAAGATGGAATAAAATCTTTTAAATCTAAAATCAAAGAGATATTTAAACAACATAACTCTTCACCTTTAGAACTATTAATTGATAAACTAAACCCTTTAATAAAAGGTTGGGCTTACTATTATAGATTTGTTAATTCAAAGGTTATATTCTCACAACCACCTAACTATCAATCAGAAACTTTATCAAATGGAATTAAATATGTAGCAAGATTATCGGCTTTGCCATTACTTGAACATATTAAAATAGTAGCTACAGCTAACCCTTATAATAAAGATGATGATTTATACTTTACTAAACGATATATTTCCCTAAAACTTCGCAATAAATTTAGTTATTAA
- a CDS encoding tyrosine-type recombinase/integrase — protein MKKINFFLVNRLGNKISEQSIRLMINKYERIVFTSKHLTPHMFRHLFATLLLEEGVDISFISITFLFPLK, from the coding sequence ATTAAGAAAATTAATTTTTTTCTAGTAAATCGATTAGGAAATAAGATATCTGAGCAGTCAATTAGATTGATGATTAATAAATACGAGAGAATAGTATTCACAAGTAAACATCTAACTCCACACATGTTTAGACATTTATTTGCAACTCTACTTTTAGAAGAAGGAGTTGATATTAGTTTTATAAGTATAACATTCCTATTCCCATTAAAATAA